The following are from one region of the Methyloversatilis discipulorum genome:
- the glmM gene encoding phosphoglucosamine mutase, which produces MSRRYFGTDGVRGRVGQAPITPDFVMRLGYAAGRALVATEHLPAGEHPAVLIGKDTRVSGYMLEAALEAGFAAAGVDTVLAKVVPTPAVAYLTRALRLQAGVVISASHNPFEDNGIKFFSARGTKLPDEVELQIEALLDEPMGCMESSRLGKARRIEDAPGRYIEFCKSTFPTELDLRGLKIALDCAHGAAYSIAPKVFHELGAEVVTVGCSPNGMNINDGVGATVPKSLSEAVRATGADIGIALDGDADRLMMCDASGRIYDGDELLYVIAAQRLREGRLNGVVGTLMTNLALEHALNEMGVGLARAKVGDRYVLETLHQQGWRLGGENSGHIIDLDRHTTGDGIVAALQVLAALRAQDISLEQACSGLKLYPQKLVNVKLRPGFDWKKAPIIDQTRIEVESELAQRGRVLLRPSGTEPLLRVMVEGQDAAEVGRLAQRLAQVVESAMAA; this is translated from the coding sequence ATGTCGAGACGCTATTTCGGTACGGACGGCGTACGCGGTCGGGTCGGTCAGGCCCCGATCACGCCGGATTTCGTGATGCGCCTCGGCTACGCGGCCGGCCGCGCGCTGGTGGCCACCGAACATCTGCCCGCGGGCGAACACCCGGCGGTGCTGATCGGCAAGGACACCCGGGTGTCCGGCTACATGCTCGAAGCCGCGCTGGAAGCCGGTTTTGCCGCCGCCGGTGTCGACACCGTGCTGGCCAAGGTGGTGCCGACGCCGGCCGTCGCCTATCTCACCCGCGCGTTGCGCCTGCAGGCGGGAGTGGTGATCAGCGCCTCGCACAACCCCTTCGAAGACAACGGAATCAAGTTCTTCTCCGCTCGCGGCACCAAGCTGCCGGACGAGGTCGAACTGCAGATCGAGGCACTGCTCGATGAGCCGATGGGCTGCATGGAGTCGTCCCGCCTCGGCAAGGCGCGACGGATCGAGGATGCGCCAGGCCGCTATATCGAGTTCTGCAAGAGCACCTTCCCGACCGAACTGGACCTGCGCGGCCTGAAGATCGCGCTCGACTGCGCGCACGGCGCCGCCTACAGCATCGCGCCCAAGGTGTTCCACGAACTGGGCGCCGAGGTGGTGACCGTCGGCTGCAGCCCGAACGGCATGAACATCAACGACGGCGTCGGCGCCACGGTGCCGAAGTCGCTGTCCGAGGCGGTGCGTGCGACCGGCGCCGATATCGGCATCGCCCTCGACGGCGACGCCGACCGCCTGATGATGTGCGACGCTTCCGGCCGCATCTACGACGGCGACGAATTGCTCTACGTCATCGCCGCCCAGCGCCTGCGCGAAGGCCGGCTGAACGGCGTGGTCGGCACGCTGATGACCAATCTGGCGCTCGAACACGCGCTGAACGAAATGGGGGTCGGTCTGGCGCGCGCCAAGGTGGGCGACCGCTACGTGCTGGAAACCTTGCACCAGCAGGGCTGGCGCCTCGGCGGCGAGAACTCGGGTCACATCATCGACCTCGACCGCCACACGACGGGCGACGGCATCGTCGCGGCGCTGCAGGTGCTGGCCGCGCTGCGGGCGCAGGACATCAGCCTGGAGCAGGCCTGTTCCGGTCTCAAGCTCTACCCGCAGAAGCTGGTGAACGTGAAGCTGCGCCCCGGTTTCGACTGGAAGAAGGCGCCCATCATCGACCAGACCCGCATCGAGGTCGAAAGCGAACTGGCGCAGCGCGGCCGCGTGCTGCTGCGTCCGTCGGGCACCGAGCCGCTGCTGCGCGTGATGGTCGAAGGACAGGACGCCGCCGAAGTCGGCCGGCTGGCCCAGCGCCTGGCGCAGGTGGTCGAGTCGGCAATGGCCGCCTGA
- the folP gene encoding dihydropteroate synthase, translating to MNTTLHCGPYRLSLDRPLVMGIINATPDSFSGDGIAFDVGRAVAQAEKFIADGADMLDIGGESTRPGSDPVPADEEIRRVVPVIEALSGLGVPLSIDTWKPEVMRAALAAGATLVNDINGLRAPGAVEAVAATDAGVCIMHMQGTPQTMQNDPRYADVCAEVTDFLLQQARAAEDAGIARERIMLDPGFGFGKTSEHNLTLLKGLRALADYGYPLLVGLSRKSVLGRLTGRPVTDRVAASVAAALASVARGAHMVRVHDVAATRDAISVWQVAGIFEHGR from the coding sequence ATGAACACGACCTTGCACTGCGGCCCCTACCGCCTCTCGCTCGATCGCCCGCTCGTGATGGGCATCATCAACGCCACGCCCGACTCCTTTTCCGGTGACGGCATCGCCTTCGACGTCGGCCGGGCGGTCGCCCAGGCCGAGAAATTCATCGCTGACGGCGCCGACATGCTCGACATCGGCGGCGAATCGACGCGTCCCGGCTCCGATCCGGTGCCGGCGGACGAGGAAATCCGCCGCGTCGTGCCAGTGATCGAGGCGCTGTCCGGTCTGGGTGTGCCGCTGTCCATCGACACCTGGAAGCCGGAGGTGATGCGCGCGGCGCTGGCGGCCGGCGCCACGCTGGTGAACGACATCAACGGCCTGCGCGCTCCCGGTGCGGTGGAGGCGGTGGCGGCCACCGATGCGGGCGTCTGCATCATGCACATGCAGGGCACGCCGCAGACCATGCAGAACGATCCCCGATATGCCGATGTGTGCGCGGAAGTGACTGATTTCCTTCTGCAACAGGCCCGCGCCGCGGAAGATGCCGGCATCGCGCGCGAACGCATCATGCTCGACCCTGGGTTCGGCTTCGGAAAAACCTCCGAACACAACCTGACCTTGCTCAAGGGACTGCGTGCGTTGGCCGATTATGGTTATCCATTGCTCGTCGGACTGTCGCGCAAGTCGGTGCTGGGACGGCTGACCGGGCGACCGGTGACCGATCGGGTGGCGGCCAGCGTGGCGGCCGCGCTGGCGTCGGTTGCGCGGGGCGCACACATGGTGCGCGTGCACGACGTTGCAGCCACCCGCGACGCGATCTCGGTCTGGCAGGTGGCGGGCATTTTCGAACACGGAAGATAG
- the ftsH gene encoding ATP-dependent zinc metalloprotease FtsH — translation MNNMFKNLAIWLVIGIVLMTVFNQFNQRQATQGMVEYSEFLEEVKAGRITKVEIQGRSLNAQTADGKRITSYAPPQDIWLISDLLKSNVKVVAKPEEEQSFLMSIFVSWFPMLLLIGVWIFFMRQMQGGGRGGAFSFGKSKARMLDESTNTVTFADVAGCDEAKEEVGELVEFLRDPSKFQKLGGRIPKGVLMVGSPGTGKTLLAKAIAGEAKVPFFSISGSDFVEMFVGVGAARVRDMFEQAKKQAPCIIFIDEIDAVGRQRGAGLGGGNDEREQTLNQLLVEMDGFEGQTGIIVIAATNRPDVLDPALLRPGRFDRQVVVPLPDIRGREQILAVHMRKVPLAPDVKAEIIARGTPGFSGADLANLVNEAALFAARGNKRVVDMEDFERAKDKIIMGAERRTMVMDEEEKKNTAYHESGHAIVGMLLPKCDPVHKVTIIPRGRALGVTMSLPEKDRYSYDKDYCLQLISMMLSGRIAEEIFMNQMTNGAANDFQRATDLARRMVTQWGMSDAMGPMVYGEEEGEVFLGRSVATHRNMSETTMQHVDAEIRSIIDERYAVARKLLEDNRDKVEAMTRALLDFETIDADQIDDIMNDRPVRPPKPTSRPPKASSDGGAPGAAANAAAPA, via the coding sequence TTGAACAACATGTTCAAAAATCTTGCGATCTGGCTTGTGATCGGCATCGTGCTGATGACGGTTTTCAACCAGTTCAATCAGCGCCAGGCCACGCAAGGCATGGTCGAGTATTCGGAATTCCTCGAAGAGGTGAAGGCCGGCCGGATCACCAAGGTCGAAATCCAGGGCCGTTCGCTGAACGCCCAGACCGCTGACGGCAAGCGCATCACCTCCTACGCACCGCCGCAGGACATCTGGCTGATCAGCGATCTGCTGAAGAGCAATGTCAAGGTGGTCGCCAAGCCGGAAGAGGAACAGAGCTTCCTGATGAGCATCTTCGTGTCGTGGTTCCCGATGCTGCTGCTGATCGGCGTCTGGATCTTCTTCATGCGCCAGATGCAGGGCGGTGGCCGCGGCGGCGCCTTCTCCTTCGGCAAGTCCAAGGCACGCATGCTGGACGAGTCCACCAATACCGTCACTTTCGCCGACGTCGCCGGTTGCGACGAAGCGAAGGAAGAAGTGGGTGAACTGGTCGAATTCCTGCGCGATCCGTCCAAGTTCCAGAAGCTGGGCGGTCGCATTCCGAAGGGCGTTCTGATGGTCGGTTCGCCGGGTACCGGCAAGACGCTGCTGGCCAAGGCCATCGCTGGCGAAGCCAAGGTGCCGTTCTTCTCGATTTCGGGTTCCGATTTCGTTGAAATGTTCGTCGGCGTCGGCGCGGCCCGCGTGCGCGACATGTTCGAACAGGCCAAGAAGCAGGCGCCGTGCATCATCTTCATCGATGAAATCGACGCGGTCGGCCGCCAGCGCGGTGCCGGCCTCGGCGGTGGCAATGACGAGCGCGAACAGACGCTGAACCAGCTGCTGGTCGAAATGGACGGCTTCGAGGGCCAGACCGGCATCATCGTCATCGCCGCGACCAACCGTCCGGACGTGCTCGACCCGGCGCTGCTGCGCCCGGGCCGCTTCGACCGTCAGGTCGTGGTGCCGCTGCCGGACATCCGCGGTCGCGAACAGATCCTCGCCGTGCACATGCGCAAGGTGCCGCTGGCGCCCGACGTCAAGGCGGAAATCATCGCCCGCGGCACGCCCGGCTTCTCCGGCGCCGACCTCGCCAACCTGGTGAACGAAGCGGCGCTGTTCGCTGCGCGCGGCAACAAGCGTGTCGTGGACATGGAGGACTTCGAGCGCGCCAAGGACAAGATCATCATGGGCGCCGAACGCCGCACCATGGTGATGGACGAGGAAGAGAAGAAGAACACCGCCTATCACGAGTCCGGCCACGCCATCGTCGGCATGCTGCTGCCCAAGTGCGATCCGGTGCACAAGGTCACCATCATCCCGCGCGGTCGCGCGCTGGGCGTGACCATGTCGCTGCCTGAGAAGGACCGCTACAGCTACGACAAGGATTACTGCCTGCAGCTCATTTCGATGATGCTGTCCGGCCGCATCGCCGAAGAGATCTTCATGAACCAGATGACCAACGGCGCCGCCAACGACTTTCAGCGCGCGACCGACCTTGCGCGCCGCATGGTGACCCAGTGGGGCATGTCCGATGCGATGGGCCCGATGGTGTATGGCGAGGAGGAAGGCGAGGTATTCCTCGGCCGCTCTGTCGCCACCCACCGGAACATGTCGGAAACGACGATGCAGCACGTCGATGCGGAAATCCGCAGCATCATCGACGAGCGCTACGCCGTAGCCCGCAAGCTGCTGGAGGACAACCGCGACAAGGTCGAGGCGATGACCCGGGCTCTGCTCGACTTCGAAACCATCGATGCCGACCAGATCGACGACATCATGAACGATCGGCCGGTGCGCCCGCCGAAGCCGACCTCGCGTCCGCCCAAGGCATCGTCCGACGGCGGTGCTCCGGGAGCGGCAGCGAACGCCGCAGCGCCGGCCTGA
- a CDS encoding RlmE family RNA methyltransferase — MAKNKTSRQWVHDHINDPYVKQAQAQGFRSRAAFKLMQIDDKDRLLAPGKVVVDLGSTPGGWSQVASKKVGAAGRVVAIDLLPMEPVHGVHFILGDFREDEALAELVEALDGRRVDLVLSDMAPNLSGIAVTDQARSIHLLELALEFAREHLKSGGDMLVKVFQGSGFDELRREMEQLFTSVAVRKPDSSRDRSSEVYLLCRGRRGEPGA; from the coding sequence ATGGCCAAGAACAAAACCAGCCGCCAGTGGGTACACGACCACATCAACGACCCCTATGTAAAGCAGGCGCAGGCGCAGGGCTTTCGCTCGCGCGCCGCGTTCAAGCTGATGCAGATCGACGACAAGGACCGTCTGCTGGCCCCGGGCAAGGTGGTGGTGGACCTCGGCAGCACGCCCGGCGGCTGGTCGCAGGTGGCGTCGAAAAAGGTCGGCGCGGCCGGCAGGGTGGTGGCGATAGACCTGTTGCCGATGGAGCCGGTGCACGGCGTGCATTTCATCCTCGGCGATTTCCGTGAGGATGAGGCGCTGGCCGAACTGGTGGAAGCGCTGGACGGCCGTCGCGTGGACCTTGTTTTGTCCGATATGGCCCCCAACCTGTCCGGAATCGCGGTCACCGATCAGGCGAGATCCATTCATCTGCTCGAACTGGCGCTCGAATTCGCACGCGAACACCTCAAGAGCGGCGGTGACATGCTCGTAAAAGTGTTTCAGGGCTCGGGTTTCGACGAGCTCAGACGCGAAATGGAACAACTTTTCACGTCGGTGGCCGTGCGCAAACCTGACAGTTCGCGCGATCGCAGTTCAGAGGTGTATCTTCTGTGTCGTGGCAGGCGTGGAGAGCCTGGTGCGTGA
- a CDS encoding YhbY family RNA-binding protein, whose amino-acid sequence MLTLTPDERRALRAQAHPLKPVVMIAQNGLTAAVLKEIELALKSHELIKVRVFDADREQRDAWLAETCETLGAAPVQRIGNILVLYRPNPELHVPAEPVKPARKSAAKTSAAKPGKPVPTRSAPAKPVANRRGVARNSTKPLRPRARPTR is encoded by the coding sequence ATGTTGACCCTGACTCCCGATGAACGCCGCGCGCTGCGCGCGCAAGCCCACCCGCTGAAGCCGGTCGTGATGATCGCGCAGAACGGCTTGACCGCTGCGGTACTGAAGGAAATCGAACTGGCGCTCAAGTCGCACGAGCTGATCAAGGTACGCGTGTTCGACGCGGACCGCGAACAGCGCGACGCCTGGCTGGCGGAAACCTGCGAAACGCTCGGTGCCGCGCCGGTACAGCGCATCGGCAACATCCTGGTGCTGTACCGCCCCAACCCCGAGCTGCACGTGCCGGCCGAGCCGGTCAAGCCGGCGCGCAAGAGCGCCGCCAAGACGTCTGCCGCCAAGCCCGGCAAGCCGGTCCCGACGCGCAGTGCGCCGGCCAAGCCGGTGGCCAATCGCCGCGGCGTCGCCCGCAACAGCACGAAGCCGCTCAGGCCGCGCGCCCGTCCGACGCGCTGA